The proteins below are encoded in one region of Podarcis raffonei isolate rPodRaf1 chromosome 8, rPodRaf1.pri, whole genome shotgun sequence:
- the LOC128418518 gene encoding neural cell adhesion molecule 1-B-like — protein MEPGRFLIFMFAAGAVHSAKTSLEIIPGNGDVQLGEKAYFLCKVRAGGEATLTWTDPEDTDIEDSELYTLRHIDEQSKGLEMTLPDPQAGGIFTCKGDFESGDTATAQIKIRVVQRPKFVTPKEPTKEVVEGTSVAFDCQATGIPPPTVRWTFGNQEISKIGDGGRVSVLANGTLVVKDSQPSDAGVHTCEASIKERNETVVMDVSLNIKFTPRIELLTGDSFATPIGTPAQYNFSILAYPPPSVSIAWKGKVFKGDDIKKVAQDQDRHTYSFEFTPASQEDLSELLITAANDQGSSKKKVTLQGDTQGLGTGILVLIMLIILLVVLLVMDVFCYYKRQRGLLMYCRNNILGKNSSGTGTENNGKMLSKSGKSTVVNVSGIEA, from the exons ATGGAACCAGGGAGATTCCTCATTTTCATGTTTGCAGCAG GGGCTGTTCACTCTGCCAAGACGTCTCTGGAAATCATTCCTGGCAATGGGGACGTGCAGCTGGGCGAGAAAGCGTATTTCTTGTGCAAAG TGAGAGCTGGTGGTGAAGCTACCTTGACCTGGACTGACCCAGAGGATACAGACATCGAGGATTCAGAGCTGTACACATTGCGGCATATCGACGAGCAGTCTAAGGGGCTGGAGATGACTCTTCCTGATCCACAGGCGGGAGGGATCTTCACCTGCAAAGGCGACTTTGAGTCTGGAGACACGGCAACTGCCCAGATCAAAATCCGTGTGGTCC AGAGACCGAAGTTTGTGACCCCCAAGGAGCCCACGAAGGAAGTTGTTGAGGGCACAAGTGTAGCCTTTGATTGTCAAGCCACTGGAATCCCACCACCGACTGTGCGATGGACCTTTGGAAACCAGGAAATCAGTAAGATCGGAGATG GAGGACGAGTCTCCGTGCTTGCAAATGGGACGTTGGTGGTAAAGGACTCCCAACCCTCAGATGCTGGTGTCCACACCTGCGAGGCCAGCATTAAAGAGCGGAATGAAACTGTTGTCATGGACGTCTCCCTCAATATTAAAT TCACTCCAAGGATAGAGCTCCTCACAGGTGACTCATTTGCCACCCCGATTGGGACACCTGCCCAATACAACTTCAGCATCTTGGCTTACCCTCCCCCCTCTGTCTCCATTGCTTGGAAGGGGAAGGTTTTCAAAGGTGATGATATCAAGAAAGTGGCGCAGGACCAAGACAGACATACGTATTCCTTTGAG TTCACGCCAGCATCACAAGAGGATCTCTCAGAACTACTAATAACAGCTGCCAATGATCAGGGTAGCAGCAAGAAGAAGGTTACTCTTCAAGGAG ACACTCAAGGTTTGGGAACTGGCATCCTTGTGCTCATTATGTTGATCATCCTCTTGGTGGTTTTGCTGGTGATGGATGTCTTCTGCTACTACAAGCGCCAGCGTGGCTTGCTGATGTATTGTAGGAACAATATCCTGGGCAAAAACTCATCCGGAACAGGCACAGAAAACAATGG GAAAATGCTCTCCAAGTCGGGGAAAAGTACAGTGGTGAATGTTTCTGGCATTGAGGCCTGA